The following proteins are encoded in a genomic region of Comamonas resistens:
- the glyA gene encoding serine hydroxymethyltransferase: MFQRTDTVEKVDPELFAAIQAENHRQQEHIELIASENYCSPAVMEAQGSQLTNKYAEGYPGKRYYGGCEHVDVVEQLAIDRIKQVFGAEAANVQPNSGSQANQAVLMAFAKPGDTILGMSLAEGGHLTHGMALNMSGKWFKAVSYGLNADEAIDYDKLEELAREHKPRIIVAGASAYALRIDFERFAKIAKEVGAIFWVDMAHYAGLIAAGVYPNPVPHADVVTTTTHKSLRGPRGGVILMKAEHEKAINSAIFPGLQGGPLMHVIAGKAVAFKEALTPEFKAYQEQVVKNAKVFAETLTERGLRIVSGRTESHVMLVDLRAKGITGKAAEAALGLAHITVNKNAIPNDPEKPFVTSGIRIGTPAMTTRGFGEEETRLTANLVADVLDKPEDEANLAAVRAKVAELTAKFPVYSK; this comes from the coding sequence ATGTTTCAACGCACCGATACCGTCGAGAAAGTCGACCCCGAACTGTTTGCCGCCATCCAGGCTGAAAACCATCGCCAGCAAGAGCACATCGAGCTGATCGCCAGCGAGAACTACTGCTCGCCCGCCGTGATGGAAGCCCAGGGCTCGCAACTGACCAACAAGTACGCCGAAGGCTATCCAGGCAAGCGCTACTACGGTGGCTGCGAGCATGTGGACGTGGTCGAACAGCTGGCCATCGACCGCATCAAGCAAGTCTTTGGCGCCGAAGCTGCCAACGTGCAACCCAATTCCGGCTCGCAGGCCAACCAGGCCGTGCTGATGGCTTTTGCCAAGCCCGGCGACACCATCCTGGGCATGAGCTTGGCCGAAGGCGGTCACCTGACCCACGGCATGGCGCTGAATATGTCGGGCAAGTGGTTCAAGGCCGTCTCCTATGGTCTGAACGCTGACGAAGCCATCGACTACGACAAGCTCGAAGAGCTGGCTCGCGAGCACAAGCCCCGCATCATCGTGGCTGGCGCCTCGGCCTATGCCCTGCGCATCGACTTCGAGCGCTTTGCCAAGATCGCCAAGGAAGTCGGCGCCATCTTCTGGGTGGACATGGCCCACTATGCCGGCCTGATCGCCGCAGGCGTGTACCCCAACCCCGTACCCCACGCCGACGTGGTCACCACCACCACCCACAAGAGCCTGCGCGGTCCTCGTGGCGGCGTGATCCTGATGAAGGCCGAGCACGAGAAGGCCATCAACAGCGCCATCTTCCCCGGCCTGCAAGGCGGCCCTCTGATGCACGTGATCGCCGGCAAGGCCGTGGCTTTCAAGGAAGCCCTGACCCCCGAGTTCAAGGCCTACCAGGAACAAGTGGTCAAGAATGCCAAGGTGTTCGCCGAGACCCTGACCGAGCGTGGTCTGCGTATCGTTTCCGGCCGCACCGAGAGCCACGTCATGCTGGTGGACCTGCGCGCCAAGGGCATCACGGGCAAGGCTGCCGAAGCGGCCCTGGGTCTGGCTCACATCACCGTGAACAAGAACGCCATCCCCAACGACCCCGAAAAGCCTTTCGTGACCAGCGGCATCCGCATCGGCACTCCCGCCATGACCACTCGCGGTTTCGGCGAGGAAGAGACCCGCCTCACCGCCAACCTCGTGGCCGATGTGCTGGACAAGCCCGAAGACGAAGCCAACCTGGCCGCCGTGCGTGCCAAGGTGGCTGAGCTGACGGCCAAGTTCCCCGTCTACAGCAAGTAA
- the nrdR gene encoding transcriptional regulator NrdR: MKCPFCSNPDTQVVETRESEDGGFIRRRRRCGGCDKRFTTYERPEVSLPTIVKKDGRRIEYERAKLQGSFQIALRKRPVSTELIDEAIDRIEDRLLNLGQREIDSSRLGELVMDELKGLDKVGYIRFASVYRSFEDVDDFKSIMDEVRTPKTRAKSKPTPQ; encoded by the coding sequence ATGAAGTGCCCCTTTTGCAGCAATCCGGACACGCAAGTGGTCGAAACCCGCGAGTCCGAGGATGGGGGCTTCATTCGCCGCCGCCGCCGCTGTGGCGGCTGCGACAAGCGCTTCACCACCTATGAGCGCCCCGAAGTCAGCCTGCCCACCATCGTCAAGAAGGACGGCAGGCGCATCGAGTACGAACGCGCCAAGCTGCAGGGGTCTTTTCAGATCGCCCTGCGCAAGCGCCCTGTGAGCACCGAACTCATCGACGAGGCCATAGACCGCATCGAAGACCGTTTGCTCAATCTGGGCCAGCGCGAGATCGATTCCAGCCGCCTGGGCGAGCTGGTGATGGATGAGCTCAAAGGTCTGGACAAGGTCGGCTATATCCGCTTTGCCAGCGTGTATCGCAGCTTCGAGGATGTGGACGACTTCAAGAGCATCATGGATGAGGTCCGCACCCCAAAGACCAGGGCCAAGTCCAAGCCGACTCCCCAGTGA
- a CDS encoding bifunctional metallophosphatase/5'-nucleotidase, whose protein sequence is MVVAISQTIQRQPRASSPGWRCALRGLGMALLALGLSSCGGGSVVRPASMQITLLGFNDFHGNLEPPKQAVIAQDAQGRNVSVPAGGAAYMAQAIAERRAANRHVALVTAGDMIGASPIVSSLFLDEPTIEALNLMKVDFAATGNHEYDQGYAELLRMQGGGCEKFTSKQPCQLSKPFKGADFQYLAANTLRNDGQPLFPAMGVKFFEQDGLRIGVGFIGMTLRNTPHMVRPSGVKGLTFTGEALTANALIPQLRAQGADVIVVLIHEGGATTSGLQDDSCKGLSGDIVPILEQLSSEVDVVISGHTHRSYLCDYAKVDARKPFLLTSAGLYGTLLTEVQLTVDAKTRRVSHRSARQNIVQGEPFTASSGPVALQREFPVYAADAEVAQLVARYKAAAQPLAEASVGRLAAAASRVLQANGESVMGRMVADSILAATQDETAGGAQLALMNSGGVRADLVPAADGSVNYGQLFSVQPFGNTLMVMSLTGAQLHQALEQQFASGTNTVDAPRILQVSSGFSYRFDRSQPAGQRVSEMRLNGQLLAPAQSYRVGMQSYLGTGGDNFSVFTEGKDVVGGMLDLDALVAYIRAQSQHGPMLLPLQERIARIH, encoded by the coding sequence ATGGTGGTAGCAATTTCTCAAACGATTCAACGCCAGCCCCGCGCCAGCTCGCCAGGCTGGCGTTGTGCTTTGCGTGGCCTGGGCATGGCCTTGCTGGCGCTGGGGCTGAGTTCTTGCGGCGGAGGCAGCGTCGTGCGCCCGGCCAGCATGCAGATCACGCTGTTGGGCTTCAATGACTTTCACGGCAATCTGGAGCCGCCCAAGCAGGCCGTGATTGCGCAGGATGCCCAGGGCCGCAATGTCAGCGTGCCTGCGGGCGGCGCTGCCTATATGGCCCAGGCCATTGCCGAACGTCGAGCAGCCAACCGCCATGTGGCGCTGGTCACGGCTGGGGACATGATTGGAGCCTCACCCATTGTGTCGTCGCTGTTTCTCGATGAGCCGACCATCGAAGCGCTGAATTTGATGAAGGTGGACTTTGCTGCCACCGGCAATCATGAATACGACCAGGGCTATGCAGAGCTGCTGCGCATGCAGGGCGGCGGCTGCGAAAAATTCACGAGCAAACAGCCTTGTCAGCTCAGCAAGCCCTTCAAGGGCGCGGATTTTCAGTATCTGGCGGCCAATACGCTTCGCAACGACGGCCAGCCGCTGTTTCCTGCGATGGGCGTGAAGTTCTTCGAGCAGGATGGTTTGCGCATAGGTGTGGGCTTTATCGGCATGACGCTCAGGAACACACCGCATATGGTGCGTCCCAGCGGGGTCAAGGGCTTGACGTTCACGGGTGAGGCGCTGACCGCCAACGCGCTGATCCCGCAGTTGCGGGCCCAGGGCGCGGATGTCATCGTGGTGCTGATTCATGAGGGCGGGGCCACCACCTCAGGCTTGCAGGACGATAGCTGCAAGGGCCTGTCCGGGGATATCGTGCCCATCCTGGAGCAGCTTTCCAGCGAGGTGGATGTGGTGATCTCCGGCCACACCCATCGCTCCTATCTCTGCGACTACGCCAAGGTGGATGCGCGCAAACCATTTTTGCTGACCAGCGCCGGTTTGTACGGGACCTTGCTGACCGAGGTGCAGCTCACCGTCGATGCCAAGACCCGCCGCGTATCGCACCGCTCTGCACGCCAGAACATTGTGCAGGGCGAGCCGTTTACCGCCAGCTCGGGCCCGGTGGCGCTGCAGCGCGAATTTCCCGTCTATGCGGCCGATGCGGAGGTCGCCCAACTGGTGGCACGCTACAAGGCCGCGGCCCAGCCCTTGGCCGAAGCCAGCGTGGGGCGGCTGGCAGCGGCCGCCAGCCGCGTGCTGCAGGCCAATGGTGAAAGCGTGATGGGTCGCATGGTGGCGGACTCCATACTGGCGGCCACTCAGGACGAGACGGCAGGCGGTGCGCAACTGGCCTTGATGAACTCCGGGGGCGTGCGCGCTGATCTGGTGCCGGCGGCCGACGGCAGCGTGAACTACGGGCAGCTTTTCAGCGTTCAGCCTTTTGGCAACACGCTGATGGTGATGAGTCTGACGGGCGCGCAGCTGCATCAGGCACTGGAGCAGCAGTTCGCCAGCGGCACCAACACCGTCGATGCGCCGCGCATTCTGCAGGTCTCTTCGGGCTTCAGCTATCGCTTTGATCGCAGCCAGCCTGCGGGGCAGCGCGTGAGCGAGATGCGTCTGAATGGGCAGTTGCTAGCTCCTGCCCAGAGCTATCGCGTCGGCATGCAAAGCTATCTGGGCACAGGCGGCGATAACTTCAGTGTCTTCACTGAGGGCAAGGACGTGGTAGGCGGGATGCTGGATCTGGATGCGCTGGTGGCATATATACGCGCACAAAGCCAGCATGGTCCCATGCTGCTACCTTTGCAGGAGCGCATAGCGCGCATTCACTAA